A segment of the Pieris brassicae chromosome 10, ilPieBrab1.1, whole genome shotgun sequence genome:
gagagacccgaCATCTCTTCGCAACGCCAAGTAATCAAGCCGCATTGAAAGTGACTGGTTGTTGACAATTCAAATCGCTCTTCGGTAAATACGGTccggtactggggagctcccggcCATAGGGTAAGTACAGTAGTCCATGTGGCtacgaatttgcgctttatagagttgcaagcggtagACCGGAATGAAATACCGCCTCGCCTTGCTGAGTACACCAAGCTTCATAGAGGCTAATTTAGCATCCGTTTCAAATAAccatgaattaatattttaattcaatgcGATTGCAGGAATATATTTGCATACTATAGCAGGTTGAAAATGAATGAAGATACTGATACATACGTCTACCAAAATAGATACACCAggcataaatatatacaaatacaaaattataatacaaaattctgATACATTACATTGCATCTTACCATCCACCAACAGGTCTTACCATCACCCAGGCACAGAGGTTTGCCGAAGACGGGAGAGTGGAGACACGGCCTTCAGAAATGAAGGCTGTGAATGACTGAAGAACTTTGATTTGTAATTGTTATGTCAAAAAATACATGaactaaaattcaaataaattttcagcacgaaatatacaatttaatgcAGAACATGaagacatttataataatgaagatCAAGACAATTGAGATTTTAAGTGTGTAGACAATGTTTTGCTggaacattatatataataaagctataaaaataacagaatGCTTCATCGATCGatctataaaaagtatttataattttcatatttttttcttttactttaCCTGCTGTCGCGGAGTTTGTGACCAATTTGTGTTCCACCGGCACATGAATTTCTGTGTATCTTTAAGTGTTGCTGCGTTGATAATCCTAATTATACATACtgtcaatgtcaatgtcattCAAGTGCCAAAACATCCTTGTAAAATGAGTACCTACTgcctataaaatttataaagtacGTATCGTACAAATCCGAGGTACGTTTTCTTTATATCCATATTTATCAACTTTATTTTCCACCTACGATGGCAAATGATCCACTAGATGAATTAACTCAATTTCTACAACCAGACTCCAGAATTGACCTCAAACATATTTCACTTGACCATTTATTAGGACTATCAGGAACTGAAGatggtattaatattttattaaagaaagaggaaatactaaaatgtattattgatTTGACCAACGATAAAGTCGAAGAGATAAGCAAAAATGCGCTTCTATTGCTAGTAAATATCACGGCAAACTCGAAAGGCGTATTGGaggtaataaaatacaaacctGGTGgtaacacaaatattatagaacTTTTTATAGGTTATGTCCAAGaccaacataaaaaaaacgctGATGCGGTCTGCATGATACTCTCAAATATAACCCGAGTAGATAAGGCACTAGAGATAACAATAGACACATTTTTACCTCATTTAAATGGTATATTAAACGCTTTTGTGAACTTAGATTACAACAAAACAggttctaatttaaattatctagCACCCCTGTGTAGTAACTTAAGTTGTAACCCTCGTGTAAGAAAGTGGCTGTTGCAAACAAACCGGCCTGTTCCTTTACTACAATTTCTCCCATTTTGTAATATCAACATTTCTAGTATCAGAAGAGGAGGTGCCATTGGTATTATACGGAATATTTCATTGGATACTTCATATCATGAATGCTTACTATCAACTGATTTGGATTTGTTAACCTACCTATTAACACCTATAATTGGTAATGAAGAATACTCAGACAATGAAATGGATTCTCTTCCAATTGCTTTACAGTATTTACCTACTGAAAAACAACGAGATCCAGATATTGATATACGCAAAATGGTATTAGAAACACTGAATCTACTTTGTGCTACAAAGATTGGGAgagaaattttaagaaataatggaGTTTATTATGTGTTACGGGAATACCATAAGTGGGAAAAGGACCCAAAAACGAGACTTGCATGTGAAAATGTTgtcgatattttaattcaaaaggAAGAGGAAGTAGGAGCCGATGATTTATCAAAGGTTGAAGTACCAGCCAAATATGACGACAAGTTTCAAAAAATGGATGAAGATTATGTAAATAGTGGAtgatagaatatatattattattattatcttttattatttctcctattttaactttttattacacatattttaGTACAGATAGAACTTTGCAATTGATCTTTGACATAGCTATAAAATTCTCTGAAACATTCCTCAGAAGTAGCTAATccttatatgtatttttcaagTGTACAAATAATTAGGATACAAGTCTTAACCCCTTACTGCATTGTGGTACATTAATGAGCCAAGCAATGTGTTGGCATATATAAATCACAATAGAACACATGTTTCATCTTTTCTGCATACTGTGTTATATTTAGCACTACACATTACTTCAACGGGTTTTGACAAGTTCAGTGAGTATAGTGAGTGTGGTGAGTGGTGACTACTGAGTGTGCTCTtattgaaaattgttttaaaagtacttttactaataaaaaaaaactgtatttatgCAGATATATTCAATCCAACCCTTATTTGTTAGCCTTCATGGATCAATGAAGATTTTACGGTAGGACACATACCATTATTCAAGCTTTCCCTAACGGAAGTACTGATGCAAAACTGTCTGACGATAAGTGTCAGATGAGGCTGGCTAGAAGAGTTCCACCAATTACAGTACCCGAGTCTGAAGATTACTCTTTCACTGACCTTTGGCTGAACTGGCTGCGCCAAGTTCAAGATCTGCTAAAGCTCAAAAACCGCGATTCAGAAATGATTTATGGACAGGATGGATTCCGACCTAGTACAAACTCAACCCAAGTACCTAAAGGGCAACCAGGCCATGACCCCCCTGCACAAACTTAGTCCATTCTTGAAGCAGCTAAGAGAGCAACTCTTAACTGTCCCTAAGGGGGACTGTGGACGAGCTGATAATTCCAACTAAATGTCGCTCAACTATGAGGCAATACAATCCGGGAAAAACCACATAAATGGAGCTTTAAAAATTCAGTTCTCAGCAGTTGAAACCTGAGGAAGGTTTTAGTTACGATTTTGAACTCTACACTGGGGAATTTGAAAGTTTACCTAATATAAATTTCGAGTAATGTAGTAATTCAAaactataaacaatatttttttgataactGGTACACGTCCTTACCATTATTCCATTCCATGTCTGAAAGCTGTAACAACATATAATCAACATATTCTCATCTTTTAGACAAGCTACTAGCCTATAACAGTACAAAATTTACCATAGAATATTCTTTCACATGATAGATATATATGATCACAGTAAATGCCTGGCTATTATATCGACGCACATTTTCGGATCAGGAATTGCTGTTCCTAGCTGACTTCTAGGTAGCTGTAGCAGAAGCTTTGTGTTTAGCCAATAAACCTAGTGCCACTATAAAGGATGGACGCCCCTCGAAAATGTGATTAGAGAAAAGAAAGCAAGTGGTTCAATAGCAATAATGCCATCTAAGGATGTACATTTAGACCAGATGGACCATCTCCTTATTTGGACAACCAGACAGTGTTGTAAGGTTCCAGGGTGTAAGGGAAGATCACATGTGGAATGACAAGCAAAATTGTTTCCTTCTATTTCACACATTGTAActcattttatgaaaaaatgtgtccgattattttctattatgcACAACATGCAGATATTTCATTTATCAACGCAACATACAAAATCATGCAGTAAGGGGTTAAATgtctaatataattatattatgagtGGCATATTTTTTGTCGCCAATATAGACATTGAGAAACacttatatgtaataaatttaccaTTTATGATGGTTTTATACTGTTGAATCCTTACTTATACCACATAGGGATTACACAATATTAGAATGATACAacatttataagaaataaccAACATCAACTTTGCTTAACATAATACATCAATATGCCATACTcaagttacaaaaaaaatctgtatttattaagacatttgGTCCTACATGATCAGATATAACATTAATCTtgtcaaaaaatatagtactatgaaaaacaaatttgtttcagaataaagtttaaattattccTGCTTTCTTGGGAATCTTTTGGTTCAATTTTGGAAAAAGGTATATAAACCACATATCTGAATCTTGGATCTATATATGAATCTTTTTAATAGTTCATAATCTTGAAGCAATAAtcaacaatcttaattatatgtctataaaataaatgtaatattaatgttattgttataCATAAAGAAAAGATAGAGATTTACttccttatttataaaaactagtcTAATTACaccatttaaattaaagttcttatcacaacataaatataatttgatggATTGATACTgattagacatttttttataaataaggcagaatgtatatttaaaataatatttattcattaccttttgtttttaatgttagaAATGGAGAAATAATATGTTGATACCAGTGCATCCTAATTTAGcacataatgaaatattacatttatatctatttaacAGCTAGATAGGCACAACactatttaattgtttgttgGTGGTGGTTTATACATCTTTATCTTTTCCATACGAGCCTTTCTTCGTTCTGATGGTGTGGCTCCTAtgacttttgtaattatatgtGATGCCTTGGAAACTCCAGGTTGGTATGATGAGGCTACCTCCTAAAAACcaagaatatattaatagagtaaataaaatgttttatacataataatataatattcttgaTTTGGACAATACAATGTTCAACATCTTGAAAAAACTTGCACATAGCTATGAAAGTAACCTACTTCTTCAGCAGATATTAGGGAATGGGTGTCACTCTTGATAAAATGACAAAAAGTATGGTAAGagaatgataaaaattctGAAGGTTACAAATATCCAACCACTAAATAGTAAACTAGTAAAGGGTATGATGGCGGAGCTTACATTTCGAGTTAGTTAACTATACTTACATCATCCCAGGACTCTTCacattgtatatttgttgTGCCAACAATTGTGACTGGGACCCGTGAATTAtcatcaaaattatataactggTTGTCTAGCATTCCACGATGCATACATGAGTTAACATGGTGctgagaaattaaataaattgtgtaaatttctctaattatatctaatatttattcaaattgtcCGAATGCtgtagttttagatttattgaCCTTACCTTCTTATTTTAACAGTTTATACTTGTTATATACAGAAGCAGCTAATAttctaatattgtatttaaaatgcatagttagtaatattaatttgaaac
Coding sequences within it:
- the LOC123715832 gene encoding protein HGH1 homolog — encoded protein: MANDPLDELTQFLQPDSRIDLKHISLDHLLGLSGTEDGINILLKKEEILKCIIDLTNDKVEEISKNALLLLVNITANSKGVLEVIKYKPGGNTNIIELFIGYVQDQHKKNADAVCMILSNITRVDKALEITIDTFLPHLNGILNAFVNLDYNKTGSNLNYLAPLCSNLSCNPRVRKWLLQTNRPVPLLQFLPFCNINISSIRRGGAIGIIRNISLDTSYHECLLSTDLDLLTYLLTPIIGNEEYSDNEMDSLPIALQYLPTEKQRDPDIDIRKMVLETLNLLCATKIGREILRNNGVYYVLREYHKWEKDPKTRLACENVVDILIQKEEEVGADDLSKVEVPAKYDDKFQKMDEDYVNSG
- the LOC123715833 gene encoding gametocyte-specific factor 1-like, whose translation is MSSDPHRLLPCPFNMAHQIESYRMHVHLQKCKKQYPNVIKLVCPFDSTHIVNSPEIDHHVNSCMHRGMLDNQLYNFDDNSRVPVTIVGTTNIQCEESWDDEVASSYQPGVSKASHIITKVIGATPSERRKARMEKIKMYKPPPTNN